Genomic DNA from Fusarium keratoplasticum isolate Fu6.1 chromosome 2, whole genome shotgun sequence:
TCGGTGATCGTTGCTTATCGTCATGTTGTGCTGGGTGGGAAGCGAGGTCCGGCTTGTCTCCCCCGACAGGCTCTTTCTTAACGGTCTGGACCGGTGGGCGACGCGGACCTGCAGGGAGAGGCACTGGGGCGTCAGTAACAAACGACTCGTCGTCGATAACCTCTTCGCCCTTGTGTGTTCGTCGTACACGAGGTCCTGTTTCGGATGTGTAGAAAATAGACTGCTtttcggccttggccttcatctcggcaGTCTGCTTCTGCATCTCTGACGAAGCAAGCTGCTCTGATGTCATGACCGCCAGGCCCGAAGGCGAAAGGGTCCTAGCTAAAAGTCCATGGCACAGTTCCGGGttgttcttgaggttgaaggcCAGTGTTTTGACCTGCTGGCTGTACTCCTTCTGTCCCTTGGTCACAGGGTGCGTGTCAAAGACGGCACGTTCGATTTGTAGAGCGAGCGTCTCGGACTTGGACTCGATCGTGCtgccctcctcgagctggaGGTTGCCTTGCTTCTGTATTGAGGTCAAGACATGAGTGATAGACTTGTTCAACGCCTTGGCTGGTCCCATTCGCTGGTTGGGTAGCTCTCCGATCGCCTTGGCCAGGTCTGCTGGAGGCATGTAGGACACTGTAGGCACAGGCGCGGCTTCGTTCTCGGCTACGCGGCGGATCTTGGTCGTCTTCACATGCCACTCAGGGTTAGCAACCGGACAAAGTCCATGCGGGATACCAAAGGGACAACTTACCTTGCCATCAGTGTCGTGGGAGTCTTCTCGGGCCTTTCGTTTCCCAGTCTtggtctccttcttctctttgggGGCGTCGGGGGCCGGAGAcggcttggccttggacttgtcctcgtccttggtctcgctATGTCGCTTGCTCTTGCCCTTGCGACCGccgcgcttcttcttcttggcctcttcaTGCGCTTGACGCCGGGCCTCCCAAGGCTTTTCTCCCTTGGCCATAccgtcgaggagctccttgTGATCTTCGGGTCGGCATTGTTCGCACCAGTAATGCTCGGGGATCTCGTCGTCAAACGAGCTCACTCCGACACAAACGTTGTGCTGCCACGCGCCGCAGGTTTCGCAGGCGATCCAAGCCTCGCCAGAATCCTCATCCTGCTCGGTCGCGCCGCAGACGCAGCGGATGAgctcgtcctcctcatcttcttcctgcccctgctgctgctcctgctcctgctctTGCTCCTTagccttcttggtcttttttGTCTGTCGTCGTTTGGGGACGGTCGCAGGTTCAAGTTCGTCGAAGGATTTGGTGTGCTGGCCCTTGGTGGCGCGCACCGATCGTCGAGGTTCTGCTTCGCCTGAATTGTTGACATTAGTTGATCTGTTGGAAcggctgcttctgctggtTTTGTCGCGCTTTGGGGGAGGAGCATCGTCCTCAGCACCCTTTGGGCGTCTAGACGAATTGGCGGGTCGTTGTCGCTTACCGGACATGGTGTGAGGTGTGTGAATGTGTGTACAAACAGCGGTCTTCAAGTGGGAGGCGCGTTCCCAGGTCGGGTGATAATGTGTGAATGGCGGCGCAGTCGTGTTAGACGGAGGGGTCTACTGTTGCAGCAAGGCGTGGGACGGCGTATTCCCTCAGACAGACATTGAGCTAATTACGTGGGAGACAACTAAGAGTCACGACTATATCACGGCGAATTCTCCCCAGGAAATCCACGCGCAGATTTGTCTGGCTCTCCAACTTCTATCCGCCTTGGCGCAAAGAGATGCACTGGCTGTCGGAAGCACCAAACAGAAGGATTATCGTGGGCGCAAAGCTCAAAGACAGATCTCCTCCGCGTTGAGTAATGTGCAAAGGGATTCGAAAGTATGGCGGTTTGCAGTAGGAGTCACAGAATCCGAAAAAGGCGCGCGACGATTAGTTCGTGATGCCGATCCGATATCAGCAGGATGGAGCGGGTCGCGTGCCGAGGCTGCGAGTGCGCGCGAGCTCTGCTGGGTTACCCAAGACGGAATCCGCTGGCTCCGGGTGTCGCGTCAGGCGGGAAAAATCAGTCGAAATGGTCGCGATCCGTCTGAGAAACGGCTTCccaggtggtgatgatgtaaAGGGGAGGTTTTGGCTTCCCAGGGTTGGAGGGGGGAAAGGGAGCTCTATGCGGAGGTGGAAAACTTCGGCAGTGGCATCCACCCACTCCTGCCCTACGACAGCTTGCGCTTGATGTGGTGGCGGGTGCTCGAGG
This window encodes:
- a CDS encoding Transcription factor BYE1 → MSGKRQRPANSSRRPKGAEDDAPPPKRDKTSRSSRSNRSTNVNNSGEAEPRRSVRATKGQHTKSFDELEPATVPKRRQTKKTKKAKEQEQEQEQQQGQEEDEEDELIRCVCGATEQDEDSGEAWIACETCGAWQHNVCVGVSSFDDEIPEHYWCEQCRPEDHKELLDGMAKGEKPWEARRQAHEEAKKKKRGGRKGKSKRHSETKDEDKSKAKPSPAPDAPKEKKETKTGKRKAREDSHDTDGKVSCPFGIPHGLCPVANPEWHVKTTKIRRVAENEAAPVPTVSYMPPADLAKAIGELPNQRMGPAKALNKSITHVLTSIQKQGNLQLEEGSTIESKSETLALQIERAVFDTHPVTKGQKEYSQQVKTLAFNLKNNPELCHGLLARTLSPSGLAVMTSEQLASSEMQKQTAEMKAKAEKQSIFYTSETGPRVRRTHKGEEVIDDESFVTDAPVPLPAGPRRPPVQTVKKEPVGGDKPDLASHPAQHDDKQRSPSHPDFDITKVFSSVKSPTASQNRRPSAPIAPANGPGVDADVDRMLQEENESPPYSPTEETQDPDVIWRGALAMSSIADFPATAKHIGGANFAAVGPWSKLIPRRMTVAGRITEQSAIEYLCSLRYSSFTDIIVVSITPVSPASHAEFNALIDYFVSKKRYGVVGDKVVGNVRDTYLVPVPPGEDNYPEFMLNLVDNKIPKTRTEPMLLAVFVYRNDPEQLKQLKDNASNQQDASAQGSPTPAGHAQRSNSTASAGPAFSPATPQAPQGAFPQSSPPPHLHSMTPVPIPQPPHTRPVAAPAPTAPPASQPPAPTEMSEAQKYQAQQAGTAMAQEILGPLISVPTVQFILPQAWQMSRREWEVVRKIFERDPRAREDLQHLGTLLERETANDKAGAPAAA